A single region of the Nocardioides aurantiacus genome encodes:
- a CDS encoding alpha/beta fold hydrolase, with product MPLENPFYTAQMQGDYELVGLGRFELEEGGVIDDLQLAVATYGELDADRGNAILVPTWFSGTHATWWQVYLGAGRALDPEKYFIVVVNQIGNGLSTSPHTTDDPSIAMSRFPHVRIGDDVRAQEQLLREHFGIERLALVVGGSMGAQQTWEWAVRYPDKVLRAAPIAGTAQNTPHDTLFTQTLMDAITSDPGWNGGEYAAHTDVAAGLARHADIWAIMGLSTEFWRSGFWKGIPPVVEGLGWETFEEFQQNFTRLLFGMMDPNALLSMGWKWQRGDVARHTGGDLEAALGRITATVFVMPIDEDMFFPPRDCEAEQQLTPGAELRVLHSIAGHFGLFGFEPSYLDEVDQHLRELLATDVG from the coding sequence GTGCCGCTCGAGAACCCCTTCTACACCGCTCAGATGCAGGGTGACTACGAGCTCGTCGGGCTCGGTCGCTTCGAGCTCGAGGAGGGCGGCGTCATCGACGACCTCCAGCTGGCCGTCGCGACGTACGGCGAGCTCGACGCCGACAGGGGCAACGCGATCCTGGTCCCGACGTGGTTCTCCGGCACCCACGCCACCTGGTGGCAGGTCTACCTCGGCGCCGGCCGCGCGCTGGACCCCGAGAAGTACTTCATCGTCGTGGTCAACCAGATCGGCAACGGCCTCTCCACCTCGCCCCACACCACCGACGACCCGTCGATCGCGATGTCGAGGTTCCCCCACGTCCGGATCGGCGACGACGTCCGTGCCCAGGAGCAGCTCCTGCGCGAGCACTTCGGGATCGAGCGGCTCGCCCTGGTGGTCGGCGGCTCGATGGGCGCCCAGCAGACCTGGGAGTGGGCGGTGCGCTACCCCGACAAGGTCCTGCGGGCCGCGCCGATCGCGGGCACCGCCCAGAACACGCCCCACGACACCTTGTTCACGCAGACGCTCATGGACGCGATCACCTCCGACCCGGGCTGGAACGGCGGGGAGTACGCCGCTCACACCGACGTGGCCGCCGGGCTGGCGCGCCACGCCGACATCTGGGCGATCATGGGCCTGTCGACGGAGTTCTGGCGCAGCGGCTTCTGGAAGGGCATCCCGCCGGTCGTGGAGGGCCTCGGGTGGGAGACCTTCGAGGAGTTCCAGCAGAACTTCACCCGGCTGCTGTTCGGGATGATGGACCCCAACGCGTTGCTGAGCATGGGCTGGAAGTGGCAGCGCGGCGACGTCGCCCGCCACACCGGCGGTGACCTCGAGGCCGCCCTGGGGCGGATCACCGCGACGGTGTTCGTGATGCCGATCGACGAGGACATGTTCTTCCCGCCCCGCGACTGCGAGGCCGAGCAGCAGCTCACCCCCGGCGCCGAGCTGCGGGTGCTGCACAGCATCGCCGGCCACTTCGGCCTGTTCGGGTTCGAGCCGTCCTACCTCGACGAGGTCGACCAGCACCTGCGCGAGCTGCTCGCCACCGACGTGGGGTAG
- a CDS encoding aldo/keto reductase: protein MKTREIGNETTGRIQVGAIGLGLMTFDQSGAQPRQQLLDTVTAALDAGVTLFDTADAYGYGDDGSDAQGQNERLVAGLLDELGVRDRVLLATKGGHVRGEGGSWDTDSSRDHLVGAVDASLGRLGVEQIALWQHHRPDPDVAYDEVVATLKEIADSGKVRMVGLSNADPDQIRLAHSVLGDHLVSVQNQFSPKFRSSRPEIQVCEELGLAFLPWSPLGGLADAKELAEKHPAFAEIADARGVSAQQVALAWELAQSDCVIPIPGAKRPSSVTDSAAAADLELSAEELARLDAD, encoded by the coding sequence GTGAAGACACGAGAGATCGGAAACGAGACCACCGGACGCATCCAGGTCGGTGCGATCGGGCTGGGCCTGATGACCTTCGACCAGTCCGGCGCGCAGCCGCGGCAGCAGCTCCTCGACACCGTCACCGCGGCGCTCGACGCGGGGGTGACGCTGTTCGACACCGCCGACGCCTACGGCTACGGCGACGACGGCTCCGACGCCCAGGGCCAGAACGAGCGGCTCGTCGCCGGGCTGCTCGACGAGCTCGGGGTGCGCGACCGGGTGCTGCTCGCCACCAAGGGCGGCCACGTCCGCGGCGAGGGTGGCTCCTGGGACACCGACTCCTCCCGCGACCACCTGGTCGGCGCCGTCGACGCGTCGCTGGGGCGGCTCGGGGTCGAGCAGATCGCGCTGTGGCAGCACCACCGGCCCGACCCCGACGTCGCCTACGACGAGGTCGTGGCCACGCTGAAGGAGATCGCGGACTCCGGCAAGGTCCGCATGGTCGGGCTCTCCAACGCCGACCCCGACCAGATCCGGCTGGCCCACTCGGTGCTGGGGGACCACCTCGTGAGCGTGCAGAACCAGTTCTCACCCAAGTTCCGCTCCAGCCGCCCCGAGATCCAGGTCTGCGAGGAGCTCGGCCTGGCCTTCCTGCCCTGGAGCCCGCTGGGTGGGCTGGCCGACGCCAAGGAGCTGGCCGAGAAGCACCCGGCCTTCGCCGAGATCGCCGACGCCCGCGGGGTCAGCGCCCAGCAGGTCGCGCTGGCGTGGGAGCTGGCGCAGTCCGACTGCGTCATCCCGATCCCGGGGGCCAAGCGGCCGTCGTCGGTCACCGACTCGGCCGCCGCGGCCGACCTCGAGCTGAGCGCCGAGGAGCTCGCCCGGCTCGACGCCGACTGA
- a CDS encoding TerC family protein, whose amino-acid sequence MLIPHAAASGGLETIGTPTLWAATIGAVVALLALDFVLTRKPHAVSMKEAVGWSVFYVALPLTFGAWIWSQYGQGTGVEYLTGYLVEKSLSVDNLFVFMLLLTAFAVPKELQQRVLLYGIIGALVLRGIFIALGAAALNSFDAAFLVFGAILLLTGLKLLKDALSDEEHEMDVDQIKSVRFVRRFMPVTTDYEGPKMLGRIDGKRALTPFALVTIAVLATDIVFAVDSVPAVYGITGDPYLVFATNAFALLGLRALYFVLEAALSKLVHLSFGLAAILFFIGAKLVLHWGHLTWPSVPEIPTVASLFVIVGILAITTVTSLMASKKAEARAAQEGRDGSTDDASEESSLSR is encoded by the coding sequence GTGCTGATCCCGCACGCCGCCGCATCCGGCGGCCTCGAGACCATCGGGACGCCCACGCTGTGGGCCGCCACCATCGGCGCCGTCGTCGCCCTGCTGGCGCTCGACTTCGTCCTCACCCGCAAGCCCCACGCCGTGTCCATGAAGGAGGCGGTCGGGTGGTCGGTGTTCTACGTCGCGCTGCCGCTCACCTTCGGCGCCTGGATCTGGTCGCAGTACGGCCAGGGCACCGGGGTGGAGTACCTCACCGGCTACCTCGTCGAGAAGTCGCTGAGCGTCGACAACCTGTTCGTCTTCATGCTGCTGCTGACCGCCTTCGCAGTGCCCAAGGAGCTGCAGCAGCGGGTGCTGCTCTACGGCATCATCGGCGCCCTGGTGCTGCGCGGCATCTTCATCGCGCTCGGCGCCGCCGCGCTCAACAGCTTCGACGCCGCCTTCCTCGTCTTCGGCGCGATCCTCCTGCTCACCGGCCTCAAGCTCCTCAAGGACGCCCTGAGCGACGAGGAGCACGAGATGGACGTCGACCAGATCAAGAGCGTCAGGTTCGTACGCCGGTTCATGCCGGTCACCACGGACTACGAGGGTCCCAAGATGCTCGGGCGCATCGACGGCAAGCGGGCGCTGACGCCGTTCGCGCTGGTCACCATCGCCGTGCTCGCCACCGACATCGTCTTCGCGGTCGACTCGGTGCCGGCCGTCTACGGCATCACCGGCGACCCCTACCTCGTCTTCGCCACCAACGCCTTCGCCCTGCTCGGCCTGCGGGCGCTCTACTTCGTCCTCGAGGCGGCGCTGAGCAAGCTGGTGCACCTCTCCTTCGGCCTCGCCGCGATCCTGTTCTTCATCGGCGCCAAGCTGGTCCTGCACTGGGGCCACCTGACCTGGCCCAGCGTCCCGGAGATCCCGACGGTGGCCTCGCTGTTCGTGATCGTGGGCATCCTGGCGATCACCACCGTGACGAGCCTGATGGCCTCCAAGAAGGCCGAGGCGCGGGCCGCGCAGGAGGGGCGGGACGGGTCCACCGACGACGCGTCGGAGGAGTCCAGCCTGTCGCGGTGA
- a CDS encoding endonuclease/exonuclease/phosphatase family protein: protein MSRPTATRRRRGTTLLALALAGAVAGVLPAGAQAADRGDTADAAAPRTTASGTLRVAHANLKFKMSGAQFAADLAQVVSSRPDVVSLNEVSRRTPAQLATRGYASFMPREKGNGNAVLWRTDRFTRVAGGYRVLVEKGPLKYDANRLATWAVLRSTTGGEVSLVSTHHMQNPAKFGPDKPLRQRLYAQGMQRIDALVTELSRRGPVFVAGDFNSQFRHDDAWGPRRTLAPAGLVSAMETRGVVPTHDGGGVIDYVFAPRATTTATAQRVTSLRSDHKLIVNDFRFAAPTTRGR, encoded by the coding sequence ATGAGTCGTCCCACCGCCACCCGCCGCCGCCGCGGCACCACCCTGCTCGCGCTGGCCCTGGCCGGCGCCGTCGCGGGGGTGCTTCCCGCGGGGGCCCAGGCCGCCGACCGCGGCGACACCGCTGACGCCGCGGCGCCCCGCACCACGGCCAGCGGGACGCTGCGGGTGGCGCACGCCAACCTGAAGTTCAAGATGTCCGGGGCGCAGTTCGCCGCCGACCTGGCCCAGGTCGTCTCCTCGCGGCCCGACGTGGTCTCGCTCAACGAGGTCAGCCGTCGGACGCCGGCACAGCTCGCGACGCGCGGCTACGCCTCGTTCATGCCGCGCGAGAAGGGCAACGGCAACGCCGTGCTGTGGCGCACCGACCGCTTCACGCGGGTCGCGGGCGGCTATCGCGTGCTGGTCGAGAAGGGCCCGCTGAAGTACGACGCCAACCGCCTCGCGACCTGGGCGGTGCTGCGCTCCACCACGGGGGGAGAGGTCTCGCTGGTCTCGACCCACCACATGCAGAACCCCGCCAAGTTCGGACCCGACAAGCCGCTGCGTCAGCGGCTCTACGCCCAGGGCATGCAGCGCATCGACGCCCTGGTCACCGAGCTGTCCCGGCGTGGGCCGGTGTTCGTCGCCGGTGACTTCAACAGCCAGTTCCGCCACGACGACGCCTGGGGCCCGCGTCGGACCCTGGCGCCGGCCGGGCTGGTCTCGGCCATGGAGACCCGCGGCGTCGTGCCCACGCACGACGGAGGCGGCGTCATCGACTACGTCTTCGCCCCGCGGGCCACGACCACCGCGACGGCCCAGCGAGTGACCTCGCTGCGCAGCGACCACAAGCTCATCGTCAACGACTTCCGGTTCGCCGCCCCGACGACGCGCGGACGGTGA
- a CDS encoding alkaline phosphatase D family protein, whose product MTPGREEARPDAASAHAPAGDRQRPELVLGPLLRFVDHTEAAVWVETDRACTVRVTAGAAGGEARTFGVHGHHYALVEVGGLEPGTVTAYDVELVVDGEPTRVWPPERHVAVGPTEDSAADATELDLPASVISTLRPGKPPRIAFGSCRTSVSHDRAGNATHGVDAMRAYALAMAGLTSDEQLRWPDLVVFLGDQVYADETTEAMREFISSRRDIDEPPGTELQDYEEYAHLYRLAWSDPANRWLLSTLPSLMIFDDHDVRDDWNTSHAWRQQMEQTEWWHGRIVAGLASYWVYQHVGNLSAEARGKDEIWQHVTAYGGPGELDLSSVLDGFAERVDAEPETYRWSYARDIEGSRLVVVDSRAARVLEADDRALLDDGELAWLDEQLQGDVDHLFVGTSLPWLLPPGLQHLEAFSEALAGGAWGRRGAKAGEWARQTVDLEHWGAFQETFRSVAEMVVQVATGERGRAPRTVTFLSGDVHHSYVSEVTRLADGDTRRLQSRVLQLVCSPIRNPLPRSMRYATAVLSYGVAGVLGRLASRSAHVEEPPFRWERLRGPWFDNNLAVAEVTEEGLLLSWSKGEVDGGDEHLPVLTRVCDVRLDAPAVAR is encoded by the coding sequence ATGACTCCTGGGAGGGAGGAGGCGCGTCCTGACGCTGCCTCCGCACACGCGCCCGCCGGCGACCGGCAGCGGCCCGAGCTCGTGCTCGGGCCGCTGCTGCGGTTCGTCGACCACACCGAGGCCGCCGTCTGGGTGGAGACCGACCGTGCCTGCACCGTCCGCGTCACCGCTGGCGCGGCCGGGGGAGAGGCCCGCACGTTCGGCGTGCACGGCCACCACTACGCGCTCGTCGAGGTCGGCGGCCTCGAGCCCGGCACCGTCACGGCGTACGACGTGGAGCTGGTCGTCGACGGCGAGCCGACCCGCGTCTGGCCGCCGGAGCGCCACGTCGCGGTCGGTCCGACCGAGGACAGCGCGGCCGACGCGACCGAGCTCGACCTGCCGGCGTCGGTGATCAGCACGCTGCGGCCGGGCAAGCCGCCGCGGATCGCCTTCGGGTCCTGCCGCACCAGCGTCAGCCACGACCGTGCGGGCAACGCCACCCACGGCGTCGACGCGATGCGCGCCTACGCCCTGGCCATGGCCGGCCTGACCTCCGACGAGCAGCTGCGCTGGCCCGACCTGGTGGTCTTCCTCGGCGACCAGGTCTACGCCGACGAGACCACCGAGGCGATGCGGGAGTTCATCTCCTCGCGGCGCGACATCGACGAGCCGCCGGGCACCGAGCTGCAGGACTACGAGGAGTACGCCCACCTCTACCGGCTGGCGTGGAGCGACCCGGCCAACCGCTGGCTGCTCTCGACGCTGCCGAGCCTGATGATCTTCGACGACCACGACGTCCGCGACGACTGGAACACCTCCCACGCCTGGCGCCAGCAGATGGAGCAGACCGAGTGGTGGCACGGCCGCATCGTGGCCGGGCTCGCGTCGTACTGGGTCTACCAGCACGTCGGCAACCTCTCGGCCGAGGCCCGCGGCAAGGACGAGATCTGGCAGCACGTCACGGCGTACGGCGGGCCGGGGGAGCTCGACCTGAGCAGCGTCCTGGACGGCTTCGCCGAGCGCGTGGACGCCGAGCCGGAGACCTACCGGTGGAGCTATGCCCGCGACATCGAGGGCAGCCGCCTGGTCGTGGTCGACTCGCGCGCCGCGCGCGTGCTCGAGGCCGACGACCGGGCCCTGCTCGACGACGGCGAGCTGGCCTGGCTCGACGAGCAGCTGCAGGGCGACGTCGACCACCTGTTCGTCGGCACGTCGCTGCCCTGGCTGCTGCCGCCGGGCCTGCAGCACCTGGAGGCGTTCAGCGAGGCGCTGGCCGGCGGCGCCTGGGGCAGGCGCGGGGCGAAGGCGGGCGAGTGGGCCCGCCAGACCGTCGACCTCGAGCACTGGGGCGCCTTCCAGGAGACCTTCCGCAGCGTCGCCGAGATGGTCGTGCAGGTGGCGACGGGGGAGCGTGGCCGCGCTCCGCGCACGGTCACGTTCCTGTCCGGCGACGTGCACCACAGCTACGTCTCCGAGGTGACCCGCCTCGCCGACGGCGACACGCGGCGGCTGCAGAGCCGGGTGCTCCAGCTCGTGTGCTCGCCGATCCGCAACCCGCTGCCGCGCTCGATGAGGTACGCCACCGCGGTGCTGTCCTACGGGGTCGCGGGCGTGCTCGGCCGGCTGGCGAGCCGGTCGGCCCACGTCGAGGAGCCGCCGTTCCGCTGGGAGCGGCTGCGCGGTCCCTGGTTCGACAACAACCTCGCGGTGGCCGAGGTGACCGAGGAGGGGCTGCTGCTGTCGTGGTCCAAGGGCGAGGTCGACGGGGGCGACGAGCACCTGCCGGTGCTGACCCGCGTGTGCGACGTACGCCTGGACGCGCCGGCCGTCGCGCGCTGA
- a CDS encoding GNAT family N-acetyltransferase — MIRGRLEADLDPLVEVLGTLRLPTPGASARGRRDWLVAGEVELAWVFDQAPVTVVPTRRVVGHVEVHRPARATAAAYVVDGGAPDDDLREIGRLFVAPGPHHDGIARFLLRESVAHVRRLGASVVLDLRDNVSLTRSVVERHGFVPAEAPGGVGSRYRLP, encoded by the coding sequence GTGATCCGGGGACGCCTCGAGGCCGACCTCGACCCGCTGGTCGAGGTCCTCGGCACGTTGCGCCTGCCGACCCCGGGAGCATCGGCCCGCGGACGTCGGGACTGGCTGGTGGCCGGCGAGGTCGAGCTCGCCTGGGTCTTCGACCAGGCGCCGGTCACGGTGGTGCCCACACGCCGGGTCGTCGGTCACGTCGAGGTCCACCGGCCGGCGCGCGCCACGGCGGCGGCGTACGTCGTCGACGGCGGGGCTCCCGACGACGACCTGCGGGAGATCGGCCGGTTGTTCGTGGCGCCCGGGCCGCACCACGACGGCATCGCCCGGTTCCTGCTGCGCGAGTCCGTGGCCCACGTGCGCCGGCTCGGCGCCAGCGTCGTGCTCGACCTGCGTGACAACGTGTCGTTGACGCGGTCGGTCGTCGAGCGGCACGGGTTCGTGCCCGCCGAGGCGCCAGGAGGGGTCGGGAGCCGCTACCGGCTCCCCTGA
- a CDS encoding DUF5709 domain-containing protein, producing MSGMSEDQLQPEDSLDDRGTEDVLDEGYSPPEREPDHLKHPEGGESLEERLDDEEPEVWEDAETEAQAGPDDIVDGDVGGEVGGERTGRLMAPDEGAHADVDKDLTAEDEGIDGAGASAEEAAMHTIDDV from the coding sequence ATGAGTGGCATGAGCGAGGACCAGCTGCAACCCGAGGACTCCCTGGACGACCGCGGCACCGAGGACGTGCTCGACGAGGGCTACAGCCCGCCGGAGCGCGAGCCCGACCACCTCAAGCACCCCGAGGGCGGCGAGTCGCTCGAGGAGCGCCTCGACGACGAGGAGCCCGAGGTCTGGGAGGACGCCGAGACCGAGGCGCAGGCCGGTCCGGACGACATCGTCGACGGCGACGTCGGGGGAGAGGTCGGCGGCGAGCGCACCGGTCGGCTGATGGCTCCCGACGAGGGCGCTCACGCGGACGTCGACAAGGACCTGACCGCCGAGGACGAGGGCATCGACGGCGCCGGGGCCTCGGCCGAGGAAGCCGCGATGCACACGATCGACGACGTCTAG
- a CDS encoding YiaA/YiaB family inner membrane protein: protein MSRSVSAPSTTTAFYAQSGIAFAVALAAVTLGIWNLPVGVWERSFLAVGTLFLVTATFTLAKCVRDAQETSQVVHRLDQARVDKILAEHDPFSAPV from the coding sequence ATGAGCCGATCCGTCAGCGCCCCGTCCACCACGACCGCCTTCTACGCCCAGTCGGGCATCGCCTTCGCCGTCGCCCTGGCCGCCGTCACCCTGGGGATCTGGAACCTGCCGGTCGGCGTGTGGGAGCGCTCGTTCCTCGCGGTCGGCACGCTCTTCCTGGTGACCGCCACGTTCACGCTCGCCAAGTGCGTGCGCGACGCCCAGGAGACCTCGCAGGTCGTGCACCGCCTCGACCAGGCGCGCGTGGACAAGATCCTCGCCGAGCACGACCCGTTCTCCGCCCCCGTCTGA